CAAATTCGCATGACAGGAGTTTGCGTGAATCAATTTCCCAACGCCGCCGGCAAGGTCGAGAATTCGCCTTACCAACGGTTAGCCGCCCTCGGAATCAAGCTGCCGCCGCCGCCGCCGCCGATCGCCAATTTCGTGACGCATGTGGTGGAGGGTAATATGCTCTATCTCTCCGGCCAAGGCCCGCGCGAGGCAGACGGCTTCCTGCATGCAGGCAAAGTCGGCGCCGGCGTCGGTGTCGACGAGGCCTATCGACATGCGCGGTTGACCGGCATCAACCTGCTCGCCGTCATGCAGGAGGCGCTGGGCGATCTCACCCGCGTTAAGCGGGTGGTCAAGCTGCTCGGCATGGTCAATGCCGTGCCTGAGTTCGAGGATCATCCGAGCGTCATCAACGGCTGCTCGGATCTGCTGATCGCGGTCTTCGGCGCGGCCGGCGAACATGCCCGCTCGGCCGTCGGCTTCGGTTCGCTGCCGGGCAACATCACCGTCGAAATCGAGGCCATCGTCGCCTTGAATGGCTGACGAGAGCTTGCATATTTGGAGCAGCGTTTATCCCACGGCCCGTTCCTCGCCCCAGACTTCCGGAGACCTTCATGCCCAATGATATCAGACCTTCGCTCGGCCTTCGCCCCGTCATCAACGTATCCGGCACGATGACCAGCCTCGGCGCCTCGATCGTCGTGCCGGAGGCGATCGAGGCGATGGCAGCGATCCTGCCGCATTTCGTCGAGATCAACGACCTGCAGCGCAAGGCCAGCAGCGTCATCGCCCGGCTGACCGGCGGAGAAGCGGGCTTCGTCACCGCCTCCTGCTCAGCCGGCATTTCGCTGGCGGTCGCCGGCGCCATCACCGGCGACAATCTGCTGGCGATCGAGAAGCTGCCGGACGTCGTGCCCGAGAAGAACGAGGTGTTGGTGCAGATGGGCCATGTGGTGAGCTACGGCGCGCCGGTCGATCAGGCGATCCGGCTTGCCGGCGGCAAGGTGGTGCTTGTGGGGCAGGCGACCTCGACGCATCGTTTCCACATGGAAAAGGCGATCACCGAGAAGACTGCCGCCGCCGTCTATGTCGTCTCCCACCATGTCGTCGATTACGGCCTGCTGAACCTGAAGGAATTCATCGAGATCGCCCATGCGAGGGGCGTGCCTGTGATCGTCGATGCGGCCTCGGAATACGATCTGAAGATTTTCCTCGAGCAGGAGGCCGATATCGCCCTCTATTCCGGCCACAAGTTCCTCGGCGGCCCGACCTCGGGCATCCTCGCCGGCCGCAAGGAACTGGTGCGCAACGCCTTCCTGCAGAATATGGGCATCGGCCGCGGCATGAAGGTCGGCAAGGAAAGCATTTTTGGCGTCATGGCCGCACTCGAAGCCTGGGAGCGCCGCGACCATGCCGGCATCCGCGAACGCGAGACCGGCTACCTCAATCTGTGGAAACGCACACTCGACGGCCGCCCCGGCATCACCGCATTGATCGAGCCCGACCCGACCAACAATCCGCTCGACCGGCTGCGCCTGATCGTCGATCCCGAGCAGGCCCATATCACCGCCTGGGATCTCGCCGATGCGCTGGCGAAGGGCAGCCCGCCGATCATCGTGCGCGATCACGAGGTCGAACATCGCTATTTCTATCTCGACCCGTGCAACCTGCATCCGGGCCAGGAGGTCATCGTCGCAAACCGCCTGGCCGAGGAACTCGACAAGGCGCGCGCTTCCAACGAGATCATCGCAACCCCGATCGAAAACCGCAGCCGCCACCGCTTCGACGGCTTGCTGCGCTGGCCGGATTGATCCTTAGGAGGAGCCGCATGGGCAGCGTCCAAGCACAATCGATCGAGACCGCCATCCCCGTCCTTTCCGTCGAGGGGCTGACGACGTCCTTTCTAGTCGATGGCGCCTGGAAGCCCGTTGTCCGCGACGTCTCCTTCACCGTAGCGCCCGGCGAAACCGTGGCGATCGTCGGCGAATCCGGCTCGGGCAAGAGCGTCACGTCGCTGTCGATCATGCGGCTGCTACAGGCGGAGGTGAGCCGCATCGAGGGCCGCGTCATGCTCGGCGGCCGCGATCTCCTGGCCTTGCCGGAACATGCCATGCGGCAGGTGCGCGGCAATGAGGTGGCGATGATCTTCCAGGAGCCGATGACATCGCTCAATCCGCTCTTCACCATCGGCGACCAGATTTCCGAAGCGCTGCTCTGCCATTCCGATATGAGCCGGG
Above is a window of Rhizobium etli CFN 42 DNA encoding:
- a CDS encoding aminotransferase class V-fold PLP-dependent enzyme, whose amino-acid sequence is MPNDIRPSLGLRPVINVSGTMTSLGASIVVPEAIEAMAAILPHFVEINDLQRKASSVIARLTGGEAGFVTASCSAGISLAVAGAITGDNLLAIEKLPDVVPEKNEVLVQMGHVVSYGAPVDQAIRLAGGKVVLVGQATSTHRFHMEKAITEKTAAAVYVVSHHVVDYGLLNLKEFIEIAHARGVPVIVDAASEYDLKIFLEQEADIALYSGHKFLGGPTSGILAGRKELVRNAFLQNMGIGRGMKVGKESIFGVMAALEAWERRDHAGIRERETGYLNLWKRTLDGRPGITALIEPDPTNNPLDRLRLIVDPEQAHITAWDLADALAKGSPPIIVRDHEVEHRYFYLDPCNLHPGQEVIVANRLAEELDKARASNEIIATPIENRSRHRFDGLLRWPD
- a CDS encoding RidA family protein, yielding MTGVCVNQFPNAAGKVENSPYQRLAALGIKLPPPPPPIANFVTHVVEGNMLYLSGQGPREADGFLHAGKVGAGVGVDEAYRHARLTGINLLAVMQEALGDLTRVKRVVKLLGMVNAVPEFEDHPSVINGCSDLLIAVFGAAGEHARSAVGFGSLPGNITVEIEAIVALNG